A window from Corynebacterium urealyticum DSM 7109 encodes these proteins:
- a CDS encoding phosphomannomutase/phosphoglucomutase, which produces MAQQSAQRDIDAVNAVIKAYDVRGVVGDQEGQINEDFVRDVGASFARLMRAEGAKSVVVGHDMRDSSPGLAAAFIEGVTAQGLDAVNLGLTSTDELYYAAGVGECPGAMFTASHNPAQYNGIKLCRAGAKPVGQGTGLERIVEELVAGVPSYDGEPGTSSEKDVLDGYADYLLSLVPMDIRPLKVAVDAGNGMGGLTVPAVFGKLPVELKDLYFELDGNFPNHEANPLEPKNLVDLQKFTVDNGCDLGIAFDGDADRCFIVDENGDAVSPSTVCAMIAERYLGQHPGATIIHNLITSKSVPEIVSELGGTPVRTRVGHSFIKAKMAETGAVFGGEHSAHYYFSDFFNADSGMLAALHVLATLGAQDKPLSELKGKYERYIASGEINSEVADQAASTKAVVEAFADRTESSDDMDGVTVELTGGAWFNVRASNTEPLLRLNAEAATQEEVDAIVEEALRHIRG; this is translated from the coding sequence ATGGCACAGCAGTCCGCCCAGCGCGATATCGACGCCGTGAACGCCGTCATCAAGGCCTACGACGTCCGGGGTGTGGTCGGCGACCAGGAAGGCCAGATCAACGAGGACTTCGTCCGCGACGTCGGAGCCTCCTTCGCCCGCCTCATGCGCGCCGAGGGCGCGAAGAGCGTGGTCGTTGGCCACGACATGCGCGATAGCTCCCCGGGCTTGGCCGCCGCCTTCATCGAGGGCGTGACCGCCCAGGGGCTGGACGCCGTGAACCTCGGCCTGACGAGCACCGACGAGCTGTACTACGCGGCGGGCGTGGGGGAGTGCCCGGGTGCGATGTTCACCGCCTCCCACAACCCGGCCCAGTACAACGGCATTAAGCTCTGCCGCGCCGGTGCCAAGCCGGTCGGCCAGGGCACGGGTCTCGAGCGCATCGTGGAGGAGCTCGTCGCTGGCGTTCCGTCCTACGACGGCGAGCCGGGGACGTCCTCCGAGAAGGATGTTCTCGACGGCTACGCGGACTACCTGCTCTCCCTGGTGCCGATGGACATCCGCCCGCTGAAGGTCGCGGTGGACGCCGGTAACGGCATGGGCGGGCTGACCGTCCCGGCCGTGTTCGGCAAGCTGCCGGTGGAGCTGAAGGACCTCTACTTCGAACTGGACGGCAACTTCCCGAACCACGAGGCCAATCCGCTGGAGCCGAAGAACCTGGTGGACCTACAGAAGTTCACCGTCGATAACGGCTGCGACCTGGGCATCGCCTTCGACGGCGACGCTGATCGCTGCTTCATCGTCGACGAGAACGGTGACGCGGTCAGCCCGTCCACGGTCTGCGCGATGATCGCTGAGCGCTACCTGGGCCAGCATCCGGGCGCGACGATCATCCACAACCTCATCACCTCGAAGTCCGTCCCGGAGATCGTCTCCGAGCTGGGCGGCACCCCGGTGCGCACCCGCGTGGGGCACTCCTTCATCAAGGCGAAGATGGCCGAGACGGGCGCGGTCTTTGGCGGCGAGCACTCCGCGCACTACTACTTCTCGGACTTCTTCAACGCGGACTCCGGCATGCTGGCTGCGCTGCACGTACTGGCCACCCTCGGGGCGCAGGATAAGCCGCTCTCCGAGCTGAAGGGCAAGTACGAGCGCTACATCGCCTCCGGCGAGATCAACTCCGAGGTCGCGGATCAGGCCGCCAGCACCAAGGCGGTCGTGGAGGCCTTCGCGGATCGCACGGAGAGCAGCGACGACATGGACGGCGTGACCGTCGAGCTGACCGGCGGTGCGTGGTTCAACGTGCGCGCGTCGAACACCGAGCCACTGCTGCGCCTCAACGCCGAGGCGGCGACCCAGGAAGAAGTGGACGCGATCGTCGAGGAGGCCCTGCGTCACATCCGTGGCTAG
- a CDS encoding metallopeptidase family protein, whose product MSHIRRVRNDSRGRGPRGILLPDLPRYRTRSEDFDQAVLDAYERILDRFDDQLASLDLAVDLVPRMRLQHGYTQWPSDVVADGKVPLGRLIPAGVDSSGSPTRPRLIVFRRPVEMRARSKEERADMLRYIVTRLVAHYLNVGPETIDPRFDWDR is encoded by the coding sequence ATGAGCCACATCCGCAGAGTGAGGAACGACTCCCGGGGGCGCGGCCCGCGCGGCATTTTGCTGCCGGATCTGCCGCGCTACCGGACCCGCTCTGAGGACTTCGATCAGGCGGTGCTGGATGCCTACGAGCGGATACTCGATCGCTTCGACGATCAGCTCGCCTCCCTGGACCTGGCGGTGGACCTGGTCCCCCGCATGCGCCTGCAGCACGGCTACACGCAGTGGCCCTCGGATGTTGTCGCCGACGGCAAGGTGCCACTGGGTCGGCTGATCCCCGCGGGCGTGGATTCCAGCGGCTCCCCCACCCGTCCCCGGCTGATCGTGTTTCGCCGCCCCGTGGAGATGCGGGCGCGCAGCAAGGAGGAGCGGGCGGACATGCTCCGCTATATCGTGACCCGGTTGGTCGCGCATTATTTGAACGTCGGCCCGGAGACCATCGACCCACGCTTCGACTGGGATCGCTAG
- a CDS encoding DUF3499 family protein, protein MSIEPTRSVGLRPAARGQMYKLVNLAKMFRVTVHRNCSRPGCQRPAAATLEFNYADQIAIIGPLQPAGNPHRWDLCEDHVERTSVPQGWRLVRKTEDATLPPALGGASAVGAADGHAADDEADEEELLALAEAVQQAYEESGELPNDPGPRLVRREEIPLPTGHHPARGNLPSSRPRRHLRAVQEND, encoded by the coding sequence ATGAGTATTGAGCCTACGCGGTCGGTGGGCTTGCGCCCCGCGGCGCGCGGGCAGATGTACAAGCTGGTGAATCTGGCTAAGATGTTCCGCGTGACTGTACACCGAAATTGCTCCCGCCCCGGCTGCCAGCGCCCGGCCGCGGCGACGTTGGAGTTTAATTACGCGGATCAGATCGCCATCATCGGACCGCTGCAGCCGGCCGGCAATCCCCACCGCTGGGATCTGTGCGAGGACCACGTGGAACGCACGTCCGTCCCGCAGGGGTGGCGCCTCGTCCGTAAGACTGAGGACGCAACCTTGCCACCGGCACTTGGCGGCGCGAGCGCCGTCGGGGCGGCTGACGGCCACGCGGCGGACGACGAGGCTGATGAGGAGGAGCTCCTCGCCCTCGCCGAGGCGGTGCAGCAGGCCTATGAGGAGTCCGGCGAGCTGCCGAACGACCCGGGCCCGCGCCTCGTGCGCCGCGAGGAGATCCCGCTGCCCACCGGCCACCACCCGGCCCGCGGCAACCTGCCGAGCAGTCGCCCCCGCCGCCACCTGCGTGCGGTGCAGGAAAACGACTAG
- a CDS encoding WhiB family transcriptional regulator yields MEREARVDTGARQHNLFDLTQDFDKLFDAVEQDWQEQALCAQTDPEAFFPEKGGSTREAKRICMACGVRDECLEYALANDERFGIWGGLSERERRKLKKRLG; encoded by the coding sequence ATGGAAAGGGAGGCTCGAGTGGACACCGGTGCCCGCCAGCACAACCTCTTCGACCTTACGCAAGACTTCGACAAGCTCTTCGACGCCGTGGAGCAGGACTGGCAAGAGCAGGCGCTGTGCGCCCAGACGGACCCGGAGGCCTTCTTTCCGGAGAAGGGTGGCTCCACCCGCGAGGCTAAGCGGATCTGCATGGCCTGCGGCGTGCGAGATGAGTGCCTCGAGTACGCCCTCGCTAATGACGAGCGCTTCGGCATCTGGGGCGGCCTCTCCGAGCGCGAGCGACGCAAGCTGAAGAAGCGCCTCGGCTAA
- a CDS encoding sugar phosphate nucleotidyltransferase gives MAQVPQDSLDTRALAEQTDAVILVGGKGTRLRPLTNSIPKPMLPVAGAPFLQHLLARIKAAGMTHVVLGTSFKAEVFEQYFGDGSEMGLEIEYVVEDEPLGTGGGIRNVASKLRHDRAMIFNGDVLGGTDLGAILRTHVEQDAEVTLHLLRVADPRAFGCVPTDESGRVEAFLEKTEDPPTDQINAGSYVFNRDVIESIPQGRAVSVEREVFPELLNRGARVFGHVDQAYWRDLGTPGDFVRGSSDLVRGIAPSPLLEGRHGEALVDESAAVSSGALVYGGSVIGRGAEISGGARVESSVVFDGVQIEAGATVERCVIAEGARIGARAHLEDCVIGEGAVIGARCELESGARVWPGVAIPDGGIRFSSDV, from the coding sequence ATGGCACAGGTGCCTCAGGACAGCCTTGATACCCGAGCTCTGGCGGAGCAGACTGACGCGGTGATCCTCGTCGGAGGGAAGGGAACCCGGTTGCGCCCCCTCACCAACAGCATCCCGAAGCCGATGCTTCCGGTGGCGGGAGCCCCGTTCCTGCAGCACCTGCTGGCCCGCATCAAGGCTGCGGGGATGACCCACGTGGTGCTGGGCACCAGCTTCAAGGCAGAGGTCTTCGAGCAGTACTTCGGCGATGGCTCCGAGATGGGCCTGGAGATCGAGTACGTCGTCGAGGACGAGCCGCTGGGCACCGGCGGCGGCATCCGCAACGTCGCGAGCAAGCTGCGCCACGACCGCGCGATGATCTTCAACGGCGACGTGCTGGGCGGCACGGACCTCGGCGCGATCCTGCGCACCCACGTGGAACAGGACGCGGAGGTCACCCTGCACCTGCTGCGCGTGGCCGATCCGCGTGCCTTCGGCTGTGTGCCGACGGACGAGTCCGGTCGTGTCGAGGCCTTCCTGGAGAAGACGGAGGATCCGCCGACGGACCAGATCAACGCGGGCAGCTACGTCTTTAATAGGGACGTCATCGAGTCCATCCCACAGGGACGTGCGGTGTCCGTGGAACGGGAGGTCTTCCCGGAGCTGCTGAACCGCGGGGCGCGCGTGTTCGGGCACGTGGATCAGGCGTACTGGCGCGACCTGGGCACCCCGGGGGACTTCGTGCGCGGTTCCTCCGACCTGGTGCGCGGGATTGCTCCCTCCCCGTTGTTGGAAGGGCGTCACGGCGAGGCGCTGGTCGACGAGTCCGCTGCGGTGTCCAGCGGTGCGCTGGTTTACGGTGGTTCGGTGATCGGCCGTGGTGCGGAGATCTCCGGTGGTGCTCGCGTGGAGTCCTCGGTCGTTTTCGACGGCGTGCAGATCGAGGCTGGGGCCACGGTGGAGCGCTGCGTCATCGCGGAAGGCGCGCGCATTGGGGCGCGGGCGCACCTCGAGGACTGCGTGATCGGCGAGGGGGCCGTGATCGGTGCCCGCTGTGAGCTGGAGTCCGGCGCGCGCGTGTGGCCGGGCGTTGCGATCCCGGACGGTGGAATCCGCTTCAGCAGTGACGTCTAG